A genome region from Spirochaetota bacterium includes the following:
- a CDS encoding protein kinase — translation MPEEISFVVNTMMLHVSREGFVDYCNNAFIKFVGIPKEQVIGAAFESIVRLPGGEIFKNVELPGPKEKKQFSGTNSAGRTFEIKAVGVGGGADITMTEKTELEQLRAYVGRYILKGMDDLTDDEKSTFAIPERRFMSVSFTDLRGFTAMSEKMRPEEVRETINAYLEAVMKAVEDNNGTIDKIVGDEVMALFGAPRHYKDHALRAVKTALDQKMNLRKLQEEYRRQGKVMPECGIGVNTGEMVVGNIGSETRMNYTVLGSSVNIAARLCGAAQSGQVICTPATLKEILENLPEGWESKKENPQPQPFPLKEGEGSAPPFPLQRGKGAGGLGVPLHGKTEGIFELPEELRGVVVSVGPKDNPLYKFTYLYSIKVKGVDEPLPVIEVSGIEDEKALAFTAGDLSKTILSDATDTGEKEKVFGRYRLFGLLGKGGMAQVYRARDNFGNDVAVKMLLAGEGATPEQLLRFMREAEVMKMLDHRNLCRVMDVGQYEGISYIAMELLPGVTLGDLMSASGVSTKDNTINELVSIAEAGVAAKRHSPPPPPPAPPPLSQGSERGGGVSVKAVHGLSESHALALFDGVLAGVACAHEKGIIHRDLKPGNVMIKRNGDPVVMDFGLARFEQSEGDLTVTQQVVGTIDFMAPEQATLSKKADERSDIFSLGAILYYMLTGQKWFVSSGNLLSDVEAIRDKNVIAPHTWNGRISKDLETIVLKALEKEPERRYQDVNEFRADIARYRANEPIHARPPSIMYVLSKKVQKHRKIVIPSAAAVLLAFISLFFFYGERLKEAVTWRLIYTDDFSYPTSQLSNNWTAYFLSDYSTTEVIPFGDTTHWHIISNSIVGSNKIRFDNLTFRHLFHGDMRVEWDVRGLFRNNDYNAYIAGRTRRDAYMFHVGGWGFANIITMTKGKNIDKIAYAYLPAKLVTNRTYRFRMEKEGEHIRFFVDGKKCIDIVDYDMLTGDEHRQFGFENNNMNILAIDNVRVYDQPPARKISPMAVANSLYALGDYSNALTRYTELIDVYPREPFIANALFKAARICIRLGDAKKADKYFEDIVKQGRSKVLVPYAQIERAKICLDVDDTTGADALFKKLAEQYSSDKTVAQTALFSLDAYWNRKLTAITGIGDVLYGEQLRISGGTNELLSLITAGRESMHRWARVFGFSLTNSSFLQYSASKLSALGRYDLVISQYPEIEVSYLASQIRMGMYDEVLTNSFGNRYYMSVAARNLGRFDEVLSNFTDQPHSCAGALIDSGRFEE, via the coding sequence GTGCCGGAAGAGATATCATTCGTTGTCAACACGATGATGCTCCACGTCAGCCGCGAGGGCTTCGTCGATTACTGCAACAATGCGTTCATAAAATTCGTCGGCATTCCCAAAGAGCAGGTGATCGGCGCTGCGTTCGAGTCGATAGTACGCCTTCCTGGCGGTGAGATATTCAAAAACGTAGAACTCCCGGGACCGAAGGAAAAGAAACAGTTCTCCGGAACGAACAGCGCCGGCCGAACATTCGAGATAAAGGCGGTAGGGGTCGGCGGCGGCGCTGATATAACGATGACCGAGAAGACCGAGCTTGAGCAGCTTCGCGCCTATGTCGGCAGATATATCCTCAAAGGCATGGACGATCTCACCGATGACGAGAAGTCCACGTTCGCCATACCCGAAAGGCGATTCATGTCGGTATCGTTCACCGACCTCCGCGGGTTCACCGCCATGAGCGAGAAGATGCGCCCCGAGGAAGTGCGCGAAACGATAAACGCATATCTCGAAGCGGTGATGAAAGCGGTGGAGGACAACAACGGCACCATCGATAAAATTGTCGGCGATGAAGTAATGGCTTTGTTCGGCGCACCGCGTCATTACAAGGATCATGCGTTGCGTGCGGTGAAGACCGCGCTCGATCAGAAAATGAATCTCCGAAAACTTCAGGAAGAATACCGCAGGCAGGGTAAAGTGATGCCCGAATGCGGCATCGGCGTCAATACGGGAGAGATGGTGGTCGGGAATATCGGCAGCGAAACTCGGATGAATTATACCGTGCTCGGCTCGAGCGTGAACATCGCGGCGCGTTTGTGCGGTGCTGCGCAGAGCGGGCAGGTCATTTGCACGCCGGCGACGCTTAAGGAGATACTGGAGAATCTGCCGGAAGGGTGGGAATCGAAAAAAGAGAACCCCCAACCCCAGCCCTTCCCCCTCAAAGAAGGGGAAGGGAGCGCTCCCCCTTTCCCTTTACAAAGGGGAAAGGGGGCTGGGGGGTTAGGGGTTCCCCTCCACGGCAAAACCGAAGGCATTTTTGAACTGCCGGAAGAACTGCGCGGCGTTGTCGTGAGCGTCGGCCCGAAAGATAACCCCCTGTATAAATTCACCTATCTCTATTCCATAAAAGTGAAAGGCGTCGACGAGCCGCTCCCGGTCATTGAAGTGTCCGGCATTGAGGACGAGAAGGCGCTTGCGTTCACCGCGGGGGATCTCTCGAAGACGATACTCTCGGACGCGACGGACACCGGAGAGAAGGAAAAAGTGTTCGGCCGCTATCGGCTGTTCGGCCTCCTCGGCAAAGGCGGCATGGCGCAGGTATATCGTGCGCGTGACAACTTCGGCAACGATGTCGCGGTGAAAATGCTCCTCGCCGGCGAAGGCGCGACTCCGGAGCAATTGCTCCGCTTCATGCGAGAGGCGGAAGTGATGAAGATGCTCGATCACCGCAACCTCTGCCGCGTCATGGATGTGGGACAGTACGAAGGCATAAGCTATATCGCGATGGAACTGCTCCCCGGCGTGACGCTCGGTGACCTCATGTCCGCATCCGGCGTATCGACGAAAGACAATACGATCAATGAACTTGTTTCGATAGCGGAAGCGGGCGTGGCGGCGAAAAGACACTCACCCCCACCCCCACCCCCGGCCCCTCCCCCTCTCTCACAGGGAAGTGAGAGAGGGGGAGGGGTGAGCGTAAAAGCTGTCCATGGTCTATCCGAATCGCATGCGCTCGCACTTTTTGACGGCGTACTCGCAGGTGTTGCCTGTGCGCATGAAAAAGGAATCATTCACCGCGATCTGAAGCCCGGGAACGTGATGATAAAAAGGAACGGCGATCCTGTCGTCATGGATTTCGGGCTTGCGCGATTTGAACAGAGCGAGGGTGATCTCACCGTTACGCAGCAGGTGGTGGGCACCATCGATTTCATGGCGCCGGAGCAGGCAACGCTCTCGAAAAAGGCCGACGAACGGTCGGATATCTTCTCGCTCGGTGCGATCCTATATTATATGCTTACGGGGCAAAAGTGGTTCGTATCGAGCGGCAATCTCCTCTCCGATGTCGAGGCGATACGCGACAAGAACGTCATCGCTCCGCATACGTGGAACGGCAGGATATCGAAAGACCTTGAGACGATAGTGCTCAAGGCATTGGAGAAAGAGCCGGAACGGCGCTACCAGGACGTGAATGAATTCCGCGCGGATATAGCACGCTACCGTGCGAACGAGCCGATACATGCGCGGCCGCCGAGCATCATGTATGTGCTCTCGAAGAAAGTGCAGAAGCACAGGAAGATAGTCATTCCTTCCGCGGCCGCCGTTCTGCTTGCGTTCATTTCGCTTTTCTTTTTCTACGGCGAACGCTTGAAGGAAGCGGTCACCTGGCGGCTTATCTACACGGATGATTTCTCATACCCGACATCGCAGTTATCGAACAATTGGACGGCGTATTTTTTATCTGATTACAGTACTACCGAAGTTATCCCATTCGGGGATACAACACATTGGCACATCATCTCGAACAGTATCGTCGGATCGAACAAGATCCGTTTCGACAATCTTACGTTCCGTCATCTATTCCATGGTGACATGCGTGTCGAATGGGATGTCCGCGGGTTGTTCCGGAACAATGATTACAATGCCTATATCGCCGGAAGGACGCGTCGCGATGCGTATATGTTCCATGTGGGCGGTTGGGGTTTTGCCAATATTATTACCATGACAAAGGGCAAAAATATTGACAAGATCGCCTATGCCTACCTGCCGGCAAAACTGGTAACGAATAGGACGTACCGATTCCGCATGGAAAAAGAGGGCGAACATATTCGTTTCTTTGTCGACGGGAAGAAATGCATCGATATTGTCGATTACGATATGCTCACGGGAGATGAGCACCGGCAGTTCGGATTCGAGAACAATAACATGAACATACTCGCTATCGATAATGTACGCGTCTATGATCAGCCGCCGGCGAGGAAGATATCGCCGATGGCGGTGGCGAATTCGCTTTATGCGCTCGGCGATTATTCGAATGCCCTCACACGATATACCGAGCTCATTGATGTCTACCCGCGTGAACCGTTCATTGCGAACGCCTTGTTCAAAGCGGCACGCATCTGCATTCGGCTGGGTGATGCGAAGAAAGCCGACAAGTACTTTGAGGACATAGTCAAGCAGGGGCGTTCGAAGGTCCTTGTACCGTACGCTCAAATCGAACGAGCGAAGATATGTCTTGATGTGGATGACACTACGGGAGCCGATGCGCTGTTCAAAAAGTTAGCTGAGCAATATTCGTCTGACAAAACCGTTGCGCAGACGGCGCTTTTCTCGCTCGATGCCTATTGGAATCGGAAACTCACCGCAATAACAGGCATCGGGGATGTGCTGTATGGCGAACAATTAAGAATTTCAGGGGGGACGAATGAGCTCCTCTCGCTCATCACCGCCGGACGTGAGAGCATGCATCGATGGGCTCGGGTGTTCGGGTTTTCACTCACCAACAGCTCATTCCTGCAATACTCGGCCAGCAAGCTCTCCGCGCTCGGCCGTTATGATCTGGTCATCTCTCAATATCCCGAGATAGAGGTGAGTTACCTCGCCTCCCAAATTCGCATGGGAATGTACGACGAAGTGCTCACGAATTCATTCGGCAATCGCTACTATATGTCCGTGGCGGCCCGTAATCTCGGCCGCTTCGACGAAGTACTCTCGAATTTCACCGATCAGCCGCATTCATGCGCAGGAGCATTGATCGACAGCGGCCGTTTTGAGGAATT
- a CDS encoding AAA family ATPase, translating into MNACGVERSRTILIMLIQRLNMFGFKTFADETLIDFEQGVTVVLGPNGTGKSNIVEAFLWILGEQSHSNLRVDRNEGMEGLIFRGTEEKKRSGYASVALTFDNADHWLPYDTPDVSVKREFFRSGESNVFINDTPVRLKDLTDLFLGTGLGKNAYSVIKQGTVDKIVEQTPEERRYLIEEAAGISKYIEKRKEALHRLEESDNNLTTTRTTLREVEKQYRSLKEQAERTERYYRLKDEMKKAMIDINLWHIVRAREMEKSLAADITALNEKRTMIESEFAALGERKKDELMRFEQVNAEVLRLDKQVFQAYTDITHIQQNVNSLSGQRANTASDLADAKQRKGKFEEKFAACNGELTRLEQERNTIHDTVNTLSAEQDTHIVHIEEEKRRIESATARRTEIGSSIAALNERIQSARVKQKELIDKIISEIDTKKRDVEKLSIYQNRDKLENDIEIGFSNILSSLDGKMGRIAEFESLGVLTTYSETNFKRLTEFVALLREKLDIERKETNFLKQIFEEYNKIKDPFLELLFAKEGTYRQKETIDQEIAVCEFDIVRFNRDVEALVREITEAREAIERANARIAAISVESARLTEQFSGIEANILRVTGERTEVEQELSQSAARIEKLEHFLKNIETEHTSGNTRLTELRERHSALEKEFKQKSREQKEAQENISGFEENITRQFAKLEEIKEQGNRLQQRFIDTQGRIENIYTNFYENHATDLREFEKQAQEKKIDEEKLREKIEKLKEQIKELGSINEMALDEFYESKERFEFLTAQKDDLEKAHAEIVKVIEESNREATTLFRKAFDEINANFEEIFGLLFAGGRAGLTLTNEENILETGIEIFVQQTGKKRENIVSNSGGERSMIGLALIFAIFKARPSPFCILDEVDAALDAANVIRFKEMVARFSEKTQFLIITHNEITATIANTYYGVTQAQKGVSSIFTVRVNSDGSINDSGNVRIVQ; encoded by the coding sequence ATGAACGCATGCGGCGTAGAGCGATCAAGGACGATTCTCATCATGCTCATACAGCGCCTCAACATGTTCGGCTTCAAGACCTTTGCCGATGAAACGCTCATCGATTTCGAGCAGGGCGTCACGGTCGTGCTCGGTCCCAACGGCACCGGGAAAAGCAATATCGTCGAGGCGTTCCTCTGGATACTCGGCGAACAGAGCCACTCGAACCTGCGCGTCGACCGCAATGAGGGTATGGAAGGCCTCATCTTCCGGGGCACCGAAGAGAAGAAACGTTCCGGCTACGCTTCGGTCGCACTCACCTTCGATAATGCGGATCACTGGCTCCCCTATGATACGCCCGATGTGAGCGTCAAGCGGGAGTTCTTCCGTTCCGGCGAAAGCAATGTCTTCATCAACGATACACCGGTACGGCTCAAGGACCTCACCGACCTGTTTCTCGGCACCGGCCTCGGCAAGAACGCCTATTCCGTCATCAAGCAGGGGACGGTCGACAAGATAGTCGAGCAGACGCCCGAGGAGCGCCGCTACCTCATCGAAGAGGCGGCGGGCATAAGCAAGTATATCGAGAAGCGCAAGGAAGCGCTCCACAGGCTCGAGGAATCGGACAATAATCTCACGACGACGCGTACGACGCTGCGCGAAGTGGAAAAGCAGTACCGGTCCCTCAAGGAGCAGGCCGAACGGACGGAACGGTACTATCGCCTGAAGGACGAGATGAAGAAGGCGATGATAGACATCAATCTCTGGCACATCGTCCGCGCCCGGGAGATGGAAAAGTCGCTCGCTGCGGACATCACCGCGCTCAATGAAAAACGCACGATGATAGAATCCGAATTCGCTGCGCTCGGCGAACGGAAGAAAGACGAGCTCATGCGTTTTGAACAGGTCAATGCCGAGGTGCTGCGGCTGGACAAACAGGTATTCCAGGCGTATACCGATATCACGCATATACAGCAGAACGTCAACTCACTCTCCGGACAGCGCGCCAACACCGCGTCCGATCTTGCCGATGCCAAGCAGCGCAAAGGCAAATTCGAGGAGAAATTCGCCGCCTGCAACGGCGAGCTTACGCGCCTTGAGCAGGAACGCAATACCATACACGATACCGTCAACACGCTCTCCGCGGAGCAGGACACGCATATCGTGCACATCGAAGAGGAGAAGCGGCGCATCGAATCTGCAACGGCGCGCCGCACGGAGATCGGATCGTCGATAGCAGCGCTCAACGAGCGCATACAAAGCGCACGGGTGAAGCAGAAAGAGCTCATCGACAAGATAATATCCGAGATCGACACGAAAAAGCGCGATGTGGAAAAGCTCTCGATCTATCAGAACAGGGACAAGCTTGAGAACGACATCGAGATAGGGTTCTCGAACATACTGTCATCGCTCGACGGGAAAATGGGGCGCATCGCGGAGTTCGAATCGCTCGGTGTGCTCACTACGTACAGCGAGACCAATTTCAAGCGGCTGACGGAGTTCGTCGCGCTCCTCAGGGAAAAGCTCGATATCGAACGCAAAGAGACGAATTTCCTCAAGCAGATATTCGAGGAATACAACAAGATAAAGGACCCGTTCCTCGAGCTCCTCTTCGCGAAGGAAGGGACCTATCGCCAGAAGGAGACCATAGACCAGGAAATAGCGGTCTGCGAATTCGATATCGTCCGTTTCAACCGCGATGTCGAGGCGCTCGTCCGCGAGATAACCGAGGCGCGCGAGGCCATCGAACGTGCGAACGCCCGCATCGCCGCGATAAGCGTGGAAAGCGCGCGGCTCACCGAGCAGTTCTCGGGCATCGAAGCGAACATACTCCGGGTGACCGGCGAACGCACCGAGGTGGAGCAGGAGCTTTCGCAGTCCGCCGCCCGCATCGAGAAGCTCGAGCATTTCCTCAAGAACATCGAGACCGAACACACCTCCGGCAATACGCGGCTCACGGAGCTCCGCGAACGGCACAGCGCGCTCGAGAAGGAATTCAAGCAGAAGAGCCGCGAGCAGAAAGAGGCGCAGGAGAACATAAGCGGTTTCGAGGAGAACATCACCCGTCAATTCGCCAAGCTCGAAGAGATAAAGGAGCAGGGCAATCGCCTCCAGCAGCGCTTCATCGACACGCAGGGACGCATCGAGAATATCTACACCAATTTCTACGAGAATCATGCCACCGATCTCCGCGAATTCGAGAAGCAGGCGCAGGAAAAAAAGATAGACGAAGAGAAGCTGCGCGAGAAGATAGAGAAGCTCAAAGAGCAGATAAAAGAGCTCGGCAGCATCAATGAGATGGCGCTCGATGAGTTCTACGAATCAAAGGAACGTTTCGAATTCCTCACGGCGCAGAAAGACGACCTCGAGAAGGCGCATGCGGAGATAGTCAAAGTAATAGAAGAAAGCAATCGTGAAGCGACGACGCTTTTCCGAAAGGCGTTCGACGAGATAAACGCCAATTTCGAGGAGATATTCGGTCTGCTCTTCGCCGGCGGACGTGCGGGGCTTACGCTCACCAACGAGGAGAACATCCTTGAGACCGGCATAGAGATATTCGTGCAGCAGACCGGCAAGAAGCGGGAGAACATCGTCTCCAATTCCGGCGGCGAACGCTCGATGATCGGCCTCGCCCTCATCTTCGCCATATTCAAGGCGCGCCCGTCGCCCTTCTGCATACTCGACGAGGTGGACGCGGCCCTCGATGCAGCGAACGTGATACGCTTCAAGGAAATGGTCGCGCGCTTCTCCGAGAAGACGCAATTCCTCATCATCACCCACAATGAGATAACCGCGACGATAGCGAACACCTATTACGGCGTCACCCAGGCGCAGAAGGGCGTATCGTCGATATTCACCGTGCGCGTGAACAGCGACGGATCGATCAATGACAGCGGGAACGTACGGATAGTGCAATAA
- a CDS encoding Gfo/Idh/MocA family oxidoreductase: MNEPISVGLIGCGMFARVMHVPNLLANPKYRIHACTDINAKAADDMAATTKASYATTDIARVISDGAVDAVFITTRHDSHAPLSIQAANAGKHVFCEKPMAMNAAECREIAAAVKANGVKYTVGYNRGMAPLIVKARGMLDTVKGKKLIYHRIQGPFPAAHWTHDPSVGGGRFVGEGCHIFDLLCELVEAPPVSVFASGGTFLDPSIVKIPDSGIVTITFADGSVGTTLIASDGCPAFPKESTEIVCAAKAIMIHDFTSMDHYGFSGQGKQTETLPKQDKGQVSEIDQLADAILNDTQAPNGPIKAARAAVISYKVNESIASGKPVAIDAREYTL; this comes from the coding sequence ATGAACGAACCTATCTCTGTCGGACTTATCGGCTGCGGCATGTTCGCCCGCGTCATGCATGTACCCAATCTCCTCGCGAACCCGAAATACCGCATCCATGCCTGCACCGACATCAATGCGAAGGCAGCGGACGATATGGCGGCAACGACGAAAGCTTCGTACGCCACAACGGATATCGCCCGGGTGATCAGCGACGGCGCCGTTGATGCCGTGTTCATCACGACACGCCACGATTCGCACGCCCCGCTCTCGATACAGGCGGCGAACGCCGGCAAGCATGTGTTCTGTGAAAAGCCCATGGCTATGAACGCCGCGGAATGCCGCGAGATAGCGGCCGCAGTAAAAGCGAACGGGGTCAAATACACGGTCGGATACAATCGCGGTATGGCGCCGCTTATCGTCAAGGCACGCGGCATGCTCGATACGGTAAAGGGTAAAAAGCTCATCTATCACCGGATCCAGGGACCGTTCCCGGCAGCGCATTGGACGCATGATCCGTCGGTCGGCGGCGGACGTTTCGTCGGTGAAGGCTGTCACATCTTCGACCTCCTCTGCGAACTTGTCGAAGCCCCGCCCGTTTCGGTATTCGCATCCGGCGGTACGTTCCTCGATCCATCCATCGTGAAAATACCCGACAGCGGCATCGTGACGATAACGTTCGCGGACGGCTCGGTCGGAACTACGCTCATCGCGAGCGACGGCTGTCCGGCATTCCCGAAGGAATCGACGGAGATCGTGTGTGCGGCAAAAGCAATCATGATACACGATTTCACCTCGATGGACCATTACGGGTTCAGCGGGCAGGGCAAACAGACGGAGACGCTCCCCAAACAGGACAAGGGACAGGTCTCAGAGATCGATCAGCTTGCTGATGCGATACTGAATGACACACAAGCGCCCAACGGACCGATAAAAGCGGCGCGCGCTGCGGTGATAAGCTATAAAGTGAACGAGTCGATAGCGTCGGGAAAACCGGTGGCGATCGATGCACGGGAATATACGTTATGA
- a CDS encoding right-handed parallel beta-helix repeat-containing protein, with the protein MMHRTLMVLCTAAAFLAGEGVMNVNDLIRDAYAAGKKEVTIPKGVYRMASSPTAHLSIIAVSNFTVNADGVTIIALDSTDIVQMIDCSNVTIRGLTIDCDPLNFSQGTVINIDPAGAWFEYAVHAGYPVPQGGDIHADIQVYDKETRLWKTNMPTHGIVVTFTGPKSGVWRGTKVNWSSLSGIAPGDLIAFRLRTKGGHGFSLKGSRGCTLDSVTIFNTHNFAVLDHQGGGNSYRNCRVTYGPTPPGAQESRLKSICRDGIHVFNTSPGPHIENCRIEGIGDDGIALHGYYSLIMSGGGRTAVVAAQREPYPFTADSTVAFMRGSDGTEYARLKVTGVTPMSADECTTLQGAIDKLPNYIVPYTRGQMKTFYTLTFDRDITVTAGDLLDVPALNGDHFTIRGNTIKDHRARGMLIKASEGVIENNTIDGSSMAAIVLSPEITGYLESGRSHNVMIRNNTIRNCGYEKATPGSFQAGIISITAYGQSSYAAAGTQSAITIEGNTIERCLGVNLLITSASDISVRGNHFRDTHADLWPRGESRGIDTRSVVWLDRVRSVRFDANTVTSMGEFGSSFVSGSTDISDIQGVSVTRSIRRSASSAFSAEQGKGGWHYRYRGASGSSDMTYTAAKKMWEGPEPYCVIYATVMHPGSTLDAVRSYMADAAARLRITGTAAIAGSGKGSDGVICSILKNDTVIWTEQVPVGTPVKHDIACDVSPGDIINFTVHCGKNNASDATEWDPLIEIRK; encoded by the coding sequence ATGATGCACCGTACCCTCATGGTGCTCTGTACGGCTGCGGCATTTCTCGCCGGTGAAGGGGTGATGAACGTGAACGATCTCATACGTGATGCCTATGCTGCCGGCAAGAAGGAAGTGACCATCCCGAAGGGCGTATACCGCATGGCGTCGTCCCCGACAGCGCATCTGTCGATCATCGCTGTTTCGAACTTCACGGTCAATGCCGACGGCGTGACCATCATCGCTTTGGATTCTACGGACATCGTTCAGATGATAGACTGCAGCAATGTCACGATACGGGGACTTACCATCGATTGCGATCCGCTGAATTTCTCTCAGGGAACGGTGATCAATATCGATCCCGCAGGGGCGTGGTTCGAGTACGCCGTGCATGCAGGGTACCCCGTTCCGCAGGGCGGGGACATCCACGCTGATATACAGGTGTATGACAAAGAGACGCGGCTGTGGAAAACGAATATGCCGACGCACGGCATAGTGGTGACGTTCACCGGACCGAAGAGCGGCGTATGGCGCGGCACAAAGGTCAACTGGTCAAGCTTGAGCGGCATAGCACCCGGTGACCTCATTGCGTTCAGGCTGAGGACAAAAGGCGGCCATGGGTTCAGCCTCAAAGGCTCGCGCGGCTGCACGCTCGATTCTGTCACCATCTTCAACACCCACAACTTCGCCGTGCTCGATCATCAGGGCGGCGGCAACAGCTACCGCAACTGCCGTGTCACCTATGGACCTACACCCCCCGGCGCACAGGAATCGCGGCTCAAATCGATATGCAGGGACGGCATACATGTGTTCAACACCTCGCCGGGACCGCATATAGAGAACTGTCGTATCGAAGGTATCGGCGATGACGGCATCGCACTGCACGGGTATTACTCACTCATCATGTCCGGGGGAGGGCGAACGGCCGTAGTCGCAGCGCAGCGGGAGCCCTATCCGTTCACCGCGGACAGCACCGTTGCATTCATGCGCGGGAGCGACGGCACTGAATACGCGCGCCTGAAGGTCACCGGTGTTACGCCGATGAGCGCCGATGAATGCACGACACTGCAGGGGGCCATCGATAAATTGCCGAATTATATTGTCCCCTACACGCGCGGTCAAATGAAAACGTTCTACACGCTGACCTTCGACCGTGACATTACGGTAACAGCAGGCGATCTCCTCGATGTGCCGGCGCTCAATGGTGATCATTTCACCATACGGGGCAATACGATAAAGGATCACCGCGCACGCGGCATGCTCATCAAGGCATCCGAGGGTGTTATTGAGAACAATACCATCGATGGTTCCTCAATGGCGGCTATTGTCTTAAGCCCTGAGATAACCGGTTACCTCGAATCCGGAAGATCGCACAATGTGATGATACGCAATAATACCATACGCAACTGCGGGTATGAAAAGGCTACCCCCGGGTCATTCCAAGCAGGTATTATCAGCATAACCGCATACGGACAATCCTCATACGCCGCCGCCGGGACGCAGAGCGCTATCACAATAGAAGGGAATACGATAGAGCGATGCCTTGGCGTGAATCTGCTCATCACATCCGCGAGCGACATATCGGTACGGGGCAATCATTTCCGGGACACGCATGCCGACCTCTGGCCGAGAGGTGAAAGCCGCGGCATCGATACTCGGTCGGTGGTCTGGCTTGACCGTGTGCGCTCTGTTCGATTTGATGCGAATACCGTCACGAGTATGGGCGAATTCGGATCATCATTCGTCAGCGGATCGACCGATATTTCGGATATTCAGGGTGTTTCGGTGACCCGCTCCATACGCCGAAGCGCATCATCCGCGTTCAGCGCCGAGCAGGGCAAAGGCGGCTGGCATTATCGATACCGCGGAGCCAGCGGGTCTTCCGACATGACCTATACCGCCGCGAAAAAGATGTGGGAAGGCCCCGAGCCCTACTGCGTTATCTATGCGACCGTGATGCACCCCGGGAGTACGCTCGATGCGGTACGCTCATATATGGCGGACGCTGCCGCGCGTCTTCGCATCACCGGGACAGCGGCGATAGCAGGAAGCGGCAAGGGCAGCGACGGAGTGATCTGTTCCATACTGAAGAACGACACCGTCATCTGGACAGAGCAGGTCCCCGTCGGCACCCCGGTCAAGCATGACATAGCATGCGACGTGTCACCCGGGGACATCATCAACTTTACAGTACACTGCGGAAAGAATAATGCGAGCGATGCGACCGAATGGGACCCGCTTATCGAAATACGGAAATAA
- a CDS encoding Gfo/Idh/MocA family oxidoreductase: MKKATFGLIGTGGIAQSQHLPNLTRAPNIRLKTICDLRRDVVEAMQKTYAVENAVTEHKRILEDKEIDAVVIASKEDAQVPLTIEALRAGKHVYVEKPLAESPERCAEVVAAERETGRHVVVGFNRRFAPAYLQAKNLIDAHGGAKNIYYRISDEYWSWGKNNPPGVRVIHEVCHVFDILRWFTGSNVVSLYTATARADDEIYTLTFANGAVATIMNSGYATMDMPKEHLEIIADKGGVFIEDFSELTAYGFSDTDHRYTFAGHTHPLKEYMHKFLLAAEGADALRAIRRMAWELREKIAGGSMNEHDLAEAKAFMDRAPNWNYMVDKGWRACLEHFARCIVDGKKPDGAATAADALTASALAQAAIRSRTDGIISLR; encoded by the coding sequence ATGAAAAAAGCAACATTCGGTCTCATCGGCACCGGCGGCATAGCGCAGTCGCAGCATCTGCCCAATCTCACCCGCGCGCCGAACATACGTCTCAAAACGATATGCGACCTGCGCAGGGATGTCGTCGAGGCGATGCAGAAGACATACGCTGTCGAGAACGCTGTCACGGAGCACAAGCGCATACTCGAAGATAAGGAGATCGATGCCGTCGTCATCGCATCAAAAGAGGATGCGCAGGTCCCGCTCACGATAGAGGCACTGCGCGCGGGAAAACACGTCTATGTGGAAAAACCGCTCGCAGAATCACCGGAGCGATGCGCCGAGGTGGTCGCAGCTGAGCGCGAGACCGGCAGGCATGTCGTTGTCGGTTTCAACCGTCGCTTCGCGCCCGCATATCTGCAGGCAAAAAATCTCATCGATGCGCACGGCGGGGCGAAAAACATCTACTACCGCATCTCGGATGAATACTGGTCATGGGGAAAGAACAATCCCCCGGGTGTCCGCGTCATCCACGAAGTATGCCATGTGTTCGATATCCTGCGGTGGTTCACCGGTAGCAATGTGGTATCACTATACACAGCGACCGCGCGTGCGGACGATGAAATATACACGCTCACATTCGCCAATGGTGCCGTTGCGACGATAATGAACAGCGGCTACGCGACCATGGATATGCCAAAGGAGCATCTGGAGATCATCGCGGATAAGGGCGGGGTATTCATCGAGGATTTTTCCGAACTCACCGCGTACGGATTTTCCGATACCGACCATCGCTACACCTTCGCGGGGCATACGCACCCGTTGAAAGAGTATATGCACAAATTCCTGCTTGCCGCAGAGGGGGCGGATGCGCTCCGCGCGATACGCCGCATGGCATGGGAATTGCGCGAGAAAATAGCCGGCGGCAGTATGAACGAGCATGATCTCGCTGAAGCGAAAGCGTTCATGGACCGTGCACCGAATTGGAATTATATGGTGGACAAGGGATGGCGCGCCTGTCTCGAACATTTCGCACGGTGCATCGTTGACGGGAAAAAACCGGATGGCGCGGCAACGGCGGCGGACGCGCTTACCGCGAGTGCGCTTGCGCAGGCGGCGATACGGAGCAGGACGGACGGGATCATCTCGCTGCGGTAG